A region of the Cumulibacter soli genome:
GGACGCGATCCTAGGTCCGCGCATCGCATGGACATCCCCGGATTCATCCGCAGCAACCTCGAGATCTCCCCAGCGACTCACCGCAGCCGGAACGCGCGCCGTGAAGCTGTTGTAGTAGCCGACGCGGGATGTCACGCCGAACAGGTCGACCGACTGCTGCGCACCTTGGTTAGGGGCGTCAAGGGGAACGAGGTCGATCCCACGGGAGGCCGCGAGGATCTGGTGGCTCAGGCACACCGCCAATAGCGGCATCCCGGACCGCTCGCGGATGTTGATGATCTCACGCAGGCGCATCATTCGGGTCGACTCCTCGCGCGGGTCACCCGGGCCCGGACCGGCGATCAGGATGTCTGGCACCGTTACGTCGTCGTCGCTGATCGCGTCCCACGGCACGATCTGCACGTCGAGCCCGAGAAACCGCAGCTGATGGGCGAGCATGGTCGTGAAACGGTCCTCGGCGTCGACGATGATCGCGCTGGTCCTCGCACGACGTCCGGGCCGCGGTTGCTGCTCGAGCAACCAGAATGGCGCAAGCCGCTCATTACGGGCGCTCAGCAACGCGTTAATCGCTGGATCGTCGGCGAACTGCGGTGCATCTGCGCGTGCAGTGACGCCGATCCTCGGTATAGCACCGATCGCACCCAGCACTCCGGCAGCCTTAGCGTGGGTCTCCGCTACTTCACCGCAGGGGTCGCTGTGTCGTACGAGCGTCGCGCCGACCGGGACCCGCAGCTGACCATCGCGCAGATACGCGGCACGGATGAGAATCGGCGCATCCAGGTCGTGCACGCCGTCCGCTCTCGGGGTGAACAGGGCCGCGACTCCGGCATAGTACCCACGCGGGGTGTGTTCACGCCGGGCGATCACCGCACATGCGTTCTGCATCGGCGATCCGGTGACCGTCGGGGCGAACATGGTCTCGCGCAGTATCTCGCGCGGGTCCAGTCGGCTCGTGCCGCGCAGTACGTACTCGGTGTGGGTCAACCGGGACATCACTTTTAGCTGCGGTCCGGAAATCCGGCCCCCGTCGGCGCACACGGCACTCATCATCTTCAGTTCTTCATCGACCACCATGAAGAGTTCCTCGGTCTCCTTGTCGGAACTCA
Encoded here:
- a CDS encoding anthranilate synthase family protein, which codes for MSRIPATGPFALLAREGSRDVEILTGEVVDVERLIDIPLHDATGAPREVLALVPYRQVRERGYAAQDDGMPLRCLLVTARDRGPIADVLTELPVSPVQLANSGFDISDSAYAEIVREVIDEEISRGEGANFVIRRDYTADVEGDARTAALTWFRALLEHERGAYWTFAIVTEDIVVVGASPEVHVSARDGLVTMNPISGTMRHPDGLLSAHSLTEFLSSDKETEELFMVVDEELKMMSAVCADGGRISGPQLKVMSRLTHTEYVLRGTSRLDPREILRETMFAPTVTGSPMQNACAVIARREHTPRGYYAGVAALFTPRADGVHDLDAPILIRAAYLRDGQLRVPVGATLVRHSDPCGEVAETHAKAAGVLGAIGAIPRIGVTARADAPQFADDPAINALLSARNERLAPFWLLEQQPRPGRRARTSAIIVDAEDRFTTMLAHQLRFLGLDVQIVPWDAISDDDVTVPDILIAGPGPGDPREESTRMMRLREIINIRERSGMPLLAVCLSHQILAASRGIDLVPLDAPNQGAQQSVDLFGVTSRVGYYNSFTARVPAAVSRWGDLEVAADESGDVHAMRGPRIASVQGHLESILSRDGIAVLQMLVTHALESSES